A window of the Cicer arietinum cultivar CDC Frontier isolate Library 1 chromosome 6, Cicar.CDCFrontier_v2.0, whole genome shotgun sequence genome harbors these coding sequences:
- the LOC101488798 gene encoding probable E3 ubiquitin-protein ligase HIP1 has product MVLQGSILMGGRRDLFRDWRLDVDNMSYEQLLELGERIGNVNTGLKEDEMEPYITKTKLQISDQVDKKCSICQEEYEEDDKLGRLNCDHLYHFQCIQQWVAHKNCCPVCKHQVAARR; this is encoded by the exons ATGGTGCTTCAAGGAAGCATACTAATGGGAGGACGGCGTGACCTTTTCCGAGACTGGAGACTAGATGTTGATAACATGTCATATGAG CAATTGCTTGAGCTTGGCGAGAGAATTGGTAATGTCAATACAGGACTTAAAGAAGATGAGATGGAACCTTACATAACGAAGACTAAGCTTCAGATTTCGGATCAAGTAGACAAAAAGTGCAGCATTTGTCAG GAAGagtatgaagaagatgataaaCTTGGGAGGCTTAACTGTGATCACTTGTATCACTTTCAATGTATACAACAATGGGTTGCACACAAAAATTGCTGCCCTGTGTGTAAGCACCAGGTTGCAGCACGACGCTGA